Proteins encoded by one window of Thalassoroseus pseudoceratinae:
- a CDS encoding DinB family protein, with product MNAAKALKAGFHTPDIAWKMYLEDLTEEEMMLRPCEGANHIKWQIGHLICSDHRMGSVAFPGQIPDLPDGFADRYTKETASVDDGTAFDSKIELLRVAEEQRSALFAALEQATDAELDRATPEDWQFFGPTVGYVIAMIPAHWMMHSGQWAILRRQQGRKPLF from the coding sequence ATGAACGCCGCGAAAGCTTTAAAAGCTGGATTTCACACGCCGGACATCGCCTGGAAGATGTATCTGGAGGACCTCACCGAAGAAGAAATGATGCTCCGCCCGTGTGAAGGTGCCAACCATATCAAATGGCAAATCGGCCACCTGATTTGCTCGGATCACCGGATGGGTTCAGTGGCTTTTCCGGGGCAGATTCCGGATTTACCGGACGGGTTCGCAGACCGCTACACCAAAGAAACGGCGTCTGTTGACGATGGAACCGCCTTCGATAGCAAGATCGAGTTGCTCCGCGTCGCCGAGGAACAGCGATCCGCGTTGTTCGCAGCCTTGGAACAAGCGACCGATGCGGAACTCGATCGAGCAACTCCCGAAGATTGGCAGTTCTTCGGTCCGACCGTGGGCTATGTTATTGCAATGATTCCTGCTCACTGGATGATGCACTCGGGTCAATGGGCCATCCTTCGCCGCCAGCAAGGACGAAAGCCCCTGTTTTAA
- a CDS encoding DUF1570 domain-containing protein produces the protein MNFCLKLLIVLGILSQTSDVFAGEPMLLRLHLKQEPILTGKLLQMDSQRCWLMQPDGWMKTVPMKSISRVERTKKPFRADSAMTIRARLQRQYGRGYQVSTGRHYVVVGPPGRAHDYVELLDDVHSGFQNYFATRGFRINSPEFPLIAIVFTDPKAFADYCAQDGLRAVRGLRGYYSMKTNRVAIIDSEHSRVSDTKTRADQHGDLFATVAGNLRDTLVHEATHQVAFNTGLHARLGMNPRWVVEGLATVFEAPGILDRSTRHEVSRRINRERLIWFRNYLVERRPENSLEAFLQSDQLFQTATLDAYSQAWALSFYLIETRPVEYARYLQTVTKRASESKATSSQRVDDFREAFGQDLRLFEANFLRFMRRLSVN, from the coding sequence ATGAATTTCTGCCTCAAACTCCTGATTGTTCTTGGAATCCTCAGCCAGACGAGCGACGTGTTTGCTGGGGAACCGATGCTCTTGCGTTTGCATTTAAAGCAGGAGCCAATTCTGACCGGCAAACTGCTTCAGATGGATTCCCAACGATGCTGGTTGATGCAGCCCGATGGTTGGATGAAGACCGTTCCAATGAAGTCGATCAGTCGCGTCGAACGTACCAAGAAGCCATTCCGAGCGGACTCGGCAATGACAATACGAGCCCGATTGCAGAGACAGTATGGGCGGGGTTATCAGGTCTCGACCGGGCGACACTACGTCGTTGTTGGTCCACCCGGACGTGCCCACGATTACGTGGAGTTGCTGGACGACGTCCACAGCGGATTTCAAAACTACTTCGCTACGCGCGGGTTTCGGATCAACTCACCCGAGTTTCCTCTGATTGCAATCGTCTTCACAGATCCCAAAGCCTTCGCGGATTACTGTGCACAAGATGGCTTGCGAGCAGTGCGAGGATTGCGTGGGTATTATTCGATGAAGACGAATCGTGTGGCGATCATCGACTCGGAACATTCCCGTGTCAGCGATACCAAAACACGCGCTGATCAGCATGGTGATTTATTCGCGACGGTCGCTGGCAACCTTCGCGACACCCTCGTTCACGAAGCCACTCACCAGGTCGCATTCAACACCGGATTGCACGCACGGTTGGGCATGAATCCTCGGTGGGTGGTTGAAGGGTTGGCCACGGTCTTTGAAGCACCGGGAATTCTAGATCGGTCAACCAGACACGAAGTCAGCCGCCGGATCAATCGTGAGCGTTTGATTTGGTTCCGCAATTACCTGGTGGAGCGTCGCCCGGAGAATTCTTTGGAAGCATTCTTGCAGAGCGACCAACTCTTTCAGACCGCGACACTCGATGCCTACAGCCAAGCATGGGCTTTGAGTTTCTATCTCATCGAGACGCGACCGGTCGAATATGCCCGTTATTTACAGACGGTCACAAAACGGGCGAGCGAATCAAAAGCGACATCATCGCAGCGTGTTGACGACTTTCGCGAGGCGTTCGGACAAGATTTGCGTTTGTTCGAGGCCAATTTCTTGCGGTTCATGCGACGCTTGAGCGTGAATTGA
- a CDS encoding polysaccharide biosynthesis/export family protein, protein MRQTNMLAKLMVASRIVRVLACVPCLVIMPTASGAEFVDASSRPVSHIGVIGETARPGVYQVGHSKPTLGEVVERAGGMTRRASGSVRIVRGNRLSHMIYIGQDGDGQGRFAELRDGDVLIVDGFASRTAKASDVRGTDVEAEPVPVALVGLKPHPIVIPVPEAYAYPEAILSYLGQNPQMASRLQITSTSPGRIRTVHNSTHLAGPTVISFESFPVQTDSLPKLPAVFTETAAEPNSLHSREINELIPAEPSTTPMLSRIDQKTEPPRLIAPQTLSPQSHDAVPVANGPALPTLTPPQEPTLIRQIREIESAQAAREASNADQNVAEAPVAEPEHNGNSSIVGQQALKQAAATESIPKDSWQIWKWAAGIAGVFLTITVVLVRASQRWNATRTAAKTQVRFDRPHQTVEELLRGPHFAPSAAQNSQPATKTEAQTGTEPKTATPTTQPKSTGPTNAPLPKPKFATPRTAHTTGKKSNGEQASPSSDRSRFDDALANLSDAA, encoded by the coding sequence ATGCGCCAAACCAATATGCTGGCAAAGTTGATGGTTGCCTCACGCATAGTTCGCGTGCTTGCCTGCGTTCCCTGTCTTGTCATCATGCCGACGGCAAGCGGAGCAGAGTTTGTCGACGCCAGTTCTCGGCCAGTCTCACACATTGGCGTCATCGGAGAAACGGCGCGTCCCGGTGTTTACCAAGTCGGCCATTCCAAACCCACACTCGGCGAAGTTGTCGAACGTGCTGGTGGCATGACGCGACGGGCAAGTGGCAGCGTGCGAATTGTTCGCGGAAATCGTTTGTCGCACATGATTTACATTGGGCAGGACGGAGATGGACAAGGCCGATTCGCGGAACTTCGAGACGGTGATGTGCTGATCGTCGACGGTTTTGCGTCCCGGACTGCGAAGGCATCCGACGTTCGAGGAACCGATGTTGAAGCCGAACCGGTTCCAGTCGCCTTGGTTGGATTGAAACCGCATCCCATCGTGATTCCTGTTCCGGAAGCCTATGCCTACCCGGAAGCCATCTTGTCCTACTTGGGTCAGAATCCACAAATGGCGTCACGGCTTCAGATTACGTCAACTTCTCCGGGACGAATCCGCACGGTCCACAATTCAACTCACCTGGCTGGTCCCACTGTGATCTCCTTCGAGAGCTTTCCGGTCCAAACCGATTCCTTGCCAAAACTCCCGGCTGTCTTCACCGAAACCGCAGCCGAGCCCAACTCACTACACTCACGCGAAATCAACGAGCTGATTCCCGCGGAACCGTCGACAACGCCGATGCTCAGTCGAATCGATCAAAAAACGGAGCCACCGCGTTTGATTGCTCCGCAAACACTCAGTCCGCAATCGCATGATGCCGTTCCGGTCGCGAACGGGCCCGCGTTGCCTACGCTTACGCCACCGCAGGAACCGACACTGATCCGGCAGATTCGGGAAATCGAATCGGCTCAAGCCGCACGGGAAGCCAGCAACGCTGACCAAAATGTTGCTGAGGCACCAGTCGCGGAACCAGAGCACAATGGAAATTCGTCGATCGTCGGTCAACAAGCTCTCAAGCAAGCTGCTGCAACAGAAAGCATCCCGAAAGATTCCTGGCAGATCTGGAAATGGGCCGCTGGGATCGCGGGCGTATTCCTAACCATCACCGTTGTGCTGGTGCGTGCATCCCAACGTTGGAACGCCACCCGCACCGCTGCGAAAACACAGGTGCGTTTCGATCGACCACACCAAACGGTTGAGGAATTGCTTCGCGGACCGCATTTCGCACCATCTGCAGCGCAAAATAGTCAACCGGCTACCAAGACCGAAGCCCAAACTGGTACCGAACCGAAAACAGCAACTCCGACCACGCAGCCAAAATCAACGGGTCCCACGAATGCTCCGTTGCCGAAGCCGAAGTTCGCAACTCCTCGGACCGCTCATACCACGGGCAAGAAATCCAACGGGGAACAAGCGTCGCCGTCTTCAGACCGAAGCCGCTTCGACGACGCCTTGGCAAACCTTTCGGACGCTGCCTGA